One Amorphoplanes digitatis genomic window carries:
- a CDS encoding GntR family transcriptional regulator — protein MTINPGAAEFPHRQIAAQLRERIRRGDWNPGERLPSIPAMAEMFGVAKQTVQRTVDQLRVEGILITKPGSGTYVRGTRRRLNRLSRGRYGAHRGYHADLAARYRQQLAGVGREAAPPEVADAFGVRDGTEMLVRRHVVRADDATVEVGASWFRVTDATGTSLERVEAFGRPLYQEAEEAIGRRYASATDTISARQPSREEAEILKIRPDTPVLHLLHVAFDETRKPIEVAQATWPGPMTTLTEEYRIPAPVPEPDPDPGLTLA, from the coding sequence ATGACGATCAACCCCGGTGCCGCCGAGTTCCCGCACCGTCAGATCGCCGCACAGCTGCGCGAGCGGATCCGCCGCGGCGACTGGAACCCGGGCGAGCGGCTGCCCTCGATCCCGGCGATGGCCGAGATGTTCGGCGTCGCGAAGCAGACGGTGCAGCGCACCGTCGACCAGTTGCGGGTCGAGGGCATCCTGATCACCAAGCCGGGCTCGGGCACGTACGTGCGCGGCACCCGGCGGCGGCTCAACCGGCTCTCCCGCGGCCGCTACGGCGCGCACCGCGGCTACCACGCGGACCTGGCGGCCCGCTACCGGCAGCAGCTGGCCGGCGTGGGGCGCGAGGCCGCGCCGCCCGAGGTCGCGGACGCGTTCGGCGTCCGCGACGGCACCGAGATGCTGGTACGCCGGCACGTCGTGCGCGCCGACGACGCCACGGTCGAGGTCGGCGCCTCGTGGTTCCGGGTGACCGACGCGACCGGCACCTCGCTGGAGCGCGTCGAGGCGTTCGGCCGGCCGCTGTACCAGGAGGCCGAGGAGGCCATCGGGCGGCGTTACGCGTCGGCGACCGACACGATCAGCGCCCGGCAGCCGAGCCGCGAGGAGGCCGAGATCCTCAAGATCCGGCCGGACACCCCGGTGCTGCACCTTCTGCACGTGGCGTTCGACGAGACCCGCAAGCCGATCGAGGTGGCTCAGGCGACCTGGCCGGGGCCGATGACGACGCTGACCGAGGAGTACCGGATACCGGCGCCGGTGCCCGAGCCCGACCCGGACCCGGGCCTCACTCTCGCGTAA
- the mshC gene encoding cysteine--1-D-myo-inosityl 2-amino-2-deoxy-alpha-D-glucopyranoside ligase, with product MDAWTGHEVPTLPGTATPPALFDSARRSVQPTTPGATATMYVCGITPYDATHLGHAATMITFDLVQRAWRDAGLDVNYVQNVTDIDDPLLERAARDGEDWVVLAMRETALFREDMEALRMIPPAHYVGAVESIPAIAAHVRELLDTGAAYRLTDGTGDIYFAIASVPSFGYESHLSREEMLVLSAQRGGDPERPGKRDPLDPLLWRGARDGEPAWDGGDLGPGRPGWHIECATIALGLLGDTIDVQGGGNDLLYPHHECSAAHAELLTGAAPFARHYVHAGMIGLAGEKMSKSKGNLVFVSRLRADGIDPMAVRLGLLADHYRADRDWTDDVLKAGQQRLARWREAAAAPAGPSGAELLAAVRGALHDDLDTPAALALVDAWSEAALSGPGDDAGAPALMAKTVDALLGIRL from the coding sequence ATGGACGCATGGACGGGGCACGAGGTGCCGACCCTGCCGGGGACCGCGACGCCGCCGGCGCTGTTCGACTCGGCCCGCCGGTCGGTGCAGCCCACGACGCCGGGCGCGACCGCGACGATGTACGTCTGCGGCATCACGCCCTATGACGCCACCCACCTCGGCCATGCCGCCACGATGATCACCTTCGACCTGGTGCAGCGCGCCTGGCGCGACGCCGGCCTCGACGTGAACTACGTGCAGAACGTCACCGACATCGACGACCCGCTGCTCGAGCGCGCGGCCCGCGACGGCGAGGACTGGGTGGTCCTGGCGATGCGCGAGACGGCCCTGTTCCGCGAGGACATGGAGGCGCTGCGGATGATCCCGCCGGCGCACTACGTCGGCGCCGTCGAGTCCATCCCGGCGATCGCGGCACACGTGCGCGAGCTGCTCGACACCGGCGCGGCCTACCGGCTCACCGACGGCACCGGCGACATCTACTTCGCGATCGCGTCCGTGCCGTCGTTCGGCTACGAGTCCCACCTGTCCCGCGAGGAGATGCTGGTCCTGTCCGCGCAGCGCGGCGGCGACCCCGAGCGCCCCGGCAAGCGCGACCCGCTCGACCCGCTGCTGTGGCGCGGCGCCCGCGACGGCGAGCCGGCCTGGGACGGCGGCGACCTCGGCCCGGGCCGCCCCGGCTGGCACATCGAGTGCGCGACCATCGCGCTCGGCCTGCTCGGCGACACCATCGACGTGCAGGGCGGCGGCAACGACCTGCTCTACCCGCACCACGAGTGCTCGGCGGCCCACGCCGAGCTGCTCACCGGCGCGGCGCCGTTCGCCCGGCACTACGTGCACGCCGGCATGATCGGCCTGGCCGGCGAGAAGATGTCGAAGTCCAAGGGCAACCTGGTCTTCGTCTCCCGCCTGCGCGCGGACGGCATCGACCCGATGGCGGTCCGGCTGGGCCTGCTCGCGGACCACTACCGCGCCGACCGTGACTGGACCGACGACGTGCTCAAGGCCGGCCAGCAGCGCCTGGCCCGCTGGCGCGAGGCGGCGGCGGCGCCGGCCGGCCCGTCGGGCGCGGAGCTGCTCGCCGCGGTCCGCGGCGCCCTGCACGACGACCTCGACACCCCGGCGGCGCTGGCCCTGGTCGACGCCTGGTCCGAGGCGGCGCTGTCCGGCCCGGGCGACGACGCCGGCGCACCGGCGCTGATGGCCAAGACGGTCGACGCCCTGCTGGGCATCCGCCTCTGA
- a CDS encoding histidine phosphatase family protein, translated as MAQTQLYLVRHGEQDPASGHAPEGGLSRLGRVQADRLGRRLRAVPFSAIHHSPLARAAQTADIVAGHLPGVPRHRCDLVADRTPVPSAEHRDRYPGRWHDWLDGVPADERDEEAVALRAAVEHLGVTGAEDRRELLITHNFVIGWFVRHVLDAPEWRWIGLNQANCGITVVRWDADRPPALVSFNDTGHL; from the coding sequence ATGGCTCAGACCCAGCTTTACCTCGTCCGCCACGGCGAACAGGACCCGGCCTCCGGTCACGCGCCCGAAGGCGGCCTCTCGCGGCTCGGCCGGGTGCAGGCGGACAGGCTGGGCCGGCGGCTACGCGCGGTGCCCTTCTCCGCGATCCACCACAGCCCCTTGGCCCGGGCGGCGCAGACCGCCGACATCGTCGCCGGCCACCTCCCGGGGGTGCCGCGGCACCGCTGCGATCTCGTGGCGGACCGGACGCCGGTGCCCTCCGCCGAGCACCGCGACCGGTACCCGGGCCGGTGGCACGACTGGCTCGACGGCGTACCCGCCGACGAGCGCGACGAGGAGGCGGTCGCCCTGCGCGCCGCTGTCGAGCACCTGGGCGTCACCGGCGCGGAGGACCGGCGGGAACTGCTGATCACGCACAACTTCGTGATCGGCTGGTTCGTCCGCCACGTGCTCGACGCCCCGGAGTGGCGTTGGATCGGCCTCAACCAGGCCAACTGCGGCATCACCGTCGTGCGGTGGGATGCCGACCGGCCGCCGGCGCTCGTCAGCTTCAACGACACCGGGCACCTGTAG